The DNA segment GAGTATTTCGACAATTTCGGTCGGTGGTCATGGCGAATGGATAGCCGGAATTTTTCTGACCCCTTGCCAGATGGGTCTGATCCTGCCAATCCTGCTCCATACAGGTATGACCGTCGGCATGTCTGCACTTTCTATAGTTTTGACAGGGAATTGGGCAAGCAGGCTTACCCTTATGTCAATGGCGAGTTAGGTTTGCTGGACAGGGACAGAGCTGACGAGTTCCTTACGCCTGCCGGAGTGGTTGAGTGGTACATTGATAATATCGACGCTGATTACGATGGGCCAGCGGCCGCGGACATTTTCATGCCGTACCGAGGTCCTGTGAATCTGCGTGAATTAAAGATGCTGCCACCCGATGCAACCGAGGAAGAGAAACTGGAAGTGCGCAAGACAGTGCTGCAGTCACTGTACGCATTCAGGGCTTACTATATTGAAAAGTATCCCGATGAAGATCCCCATGATGCTGCAGTACGAGCTGGACAGGCGGTTGCGAATCTGATAGATAACATGGATGGCACCAATACCGATGGGCTGATCGGGCCGTTTGCTGATGCTGACTACGGCAGTCAACAGTCAGAAGACATCACCTATATCGATCGTGATATAGTTCAGCAGTTAATACTTGATGTTAGTCTTGATGCCTTGAATTTTGACGATACTACAAACTACCAGATAGACATCACGGACGGTTCCGGCACTCTATTAGAGATTGAATTTGGGTTGGGAACTGATGTGGCCGACGAGGTGGTATTCGGCTATGAAAAGCAACCGTTTATTTCAGAGTTTTACATGGCCAGTTCGGATGTTGGCGGTACTTTTGAGATAACCTCGGTTGGGCTGGGTCTTTTGAATCCATATGATAAGTCCTTTTCACTTGATGAATGGGGAGTACGAGTCGGTTCGACTGGTGAGGTTCGCAAACTTACACCTACATATGCAGGTACAGTGGTCGGTCCTTATAATGATAGCAATGCCGAGCCCTTCGGTCGGCAGAAGATCATGAATACAATGCTGGACGGGGATATAATTAGCGAGATAAAGTCTGCTTACGATCCTAATAGCCCGGACGGTGGAGATGTGGCAGTGTATCTGATGCGCCTCGACCCGACTACAAGCGAACTTTCGTCCGATCTACAAGAGTATGTGGCTGTCGACATGGTGCCTTCGGCAGATGTAAGTGAGTTGGTAGGCAGGATCGATCAGGCTGCTCAGAATTCCAGTGCAGGTCAGTTCTCGTGCGAGCGTGATGAAAGCGGCTGGAAGTTTGCTGATGCCGGGAGCTGTGAATATGTTGACGTTGCAGGTGATTGGGTTTTGACCCAGCCAAATACGGCTGCTCTTCCTGACGCTCACAGTTACCAGTTGCCTGTTGCGGATGATGGTGAGGCGATAGAGACGCTGCTTGATCTTGAGAAAGTTGCGACTGGTTTGCGGGTTCATGTTGACGGTGATCCGAATACGCTGACGTCTCGTATAGCCGACAGTGCCGAATCGAACATTCGTTTCGATATTGAAGCTGCTGCGGCTGGGGATGTTTCGCTGCTGGATTATGTCTGTCTGCTGAATCGGCCCGAGGGTGATCTGCCGGGCAGGATCAATGTCAATACAGCGACTAAGGAAGTCATTCGGGCTGCGATACCGGACAATGGTGACTGGGACAGGGATGCACTAGCGGCTGCGATCGTTGAGTCTCGTGATACTACCGGACCGTTTGCGAGTCTGGGTGATCTGCTTGAAGTGCCCGGTTTCAAGGCATTGGCTGAGGACAGTGAGGATCTTGCCGGCACGGATCCATTGATGAAGGACGATTTCGAGGAACGCGATTATATCCTTTCGCGGGTGGCGAATGTGTTTACGGTACGCAGTGACGTGTTCACCGCGTACATTACGGTCCGCTTGGGTGAGAACGGCCCTCAGAAGAGGATGATCGCAATTTACGACCGCAGCAACGTGTACAGCCCGGACGATGAGCCGGAGCTTGTGGCGCTGCACCCGGTACCAAATCCGCGGTAGTGTGAAAGTTTGAGTATCAAAAGAAAAAGACCTCGGCTCGTGATTGAGCCGAGGTCTTTTTTATATCGCTGTCAGTTGGTCAGTTTCAGTTCTGAATCTTGACCGTTATCTTGCCGTCCTGAATTGACTGGACCTCGCCGAATTCAATCTTCTCAGCGAAAGCGTTGATATCCTTTACGGGCGAAACGGTGTAGGTTGTCCTGCCGTTCATCGTGCTGCTGCCGATGGAGTGCCAGCTTGCATCTTGTTTGATGATCTTCTTAATGTCTTCACTAATGGCGTCCTTCTGTGCGTCCGAAAGCTCACCGACGATCTCGATGCTGACACTGTCCTGCTGCGAATCCATCTTGAACTCGATCTCAGCGTCCTCTGATCCGCCGAACGGCTCCATTTCAAAAGGTTCTGACTGTCCGCCCATTCCGTTCTGCTGAGGCATCTGCTGCATCTGCATTTGCATCATCTGCTGCTGGAACTGCATGAAGCCGGCCATGACTTCCATAAGGTGCTGCTTTGGATAGACTCCTGTTATGTTGACCTGTCCGTTGTCGATGCTGCCGCCGAAACCGAACGCGCTGTTGGTCGGCAAGTTAAAGCTTTCGGCGAACATGGTGCCCATTCCAGCGGCCGGGCCGAGTTGACCCTGCATTGACTGCATCATTTCACCGAGGCCGCTCATTATGCGGATTATATTTACGGATCCGATAAAGTCCGCTGAGCCGATGTTTTCTATGTTGTTGTAAGCTACCGCGATATCAGGGGCAAGCGCCATAGTGGTCATGCCGGTGACTTTGTCGATCAGTTGCTTCATCTGGGTCTCGCCCTCAGGACCCATCGTCAGCAGCATCACATCGTCAGTGGACGCTACATTGTAAACCAGCGAATCACCATACATTGCATCGATGCTTTGCTGGAGCATCTGGGTGTCTTGTCCCTCCATTTCAGATTCGTCGAAAATAAGATTGAACAGGATCTTATCAACGGCGATATCTTTGTGGGTAAATTGGTCTTCTTGCAAAGAAATGTCAACAGACAGCGGAAGACCCATGGCTTCATACATCTGCGTAATCAGTTCGCCTGAGCCTTGTGTTAGTTTCTTGAAAGCCGCAGTGTCGGCGTTCTTGATCACATATGCCAGCTCAAAAGGCGGCTGCCCGGACGTATAGCTGAATGTAAAGGCCAATTCATTGCCCATTGCCTGGGCAGAATCCACAGCCATCTGCTTGAGCTCTTCGGCAAGTTGAGAGTCATCCGCAAGAAGTGTTTCGCTGAGCATTTCGAGTATGCTGACGTTTATTTTTTCGAAAGTCTGCGGATTGTATTTAGCGGCCATTTTGACTGCCTGATCAGCCGGCAAATATTTCAGCATTTTAAAGCCCGGCTCTACAGGCAGATTTTTTGTGAGCATCTCAGCGACATCTGAGCCCTGAAGAGCCGTGTATGTGATGTGCTTTTTCATGATGTCGGGAGTGAATTCCAGACCAAGTGTGATGCTGTCGCTCTGCTGGAGCAGTTTTTGTGCCATGTCGAAATACAGCTCTATAACCTTATCCGGCTGCACATTGGACATACCTGGCTGCCCCGTCATATCCTTCTGCATTTCGGCGAGAGCCTGCTGTTTGAACATCTCGAGCATCGGCCCGAAGTTGCGGTTAATGGCCTGCATGTTCAGGTAGGCCCAGAGATTCTGAGATGTCGCGGTTTTCTGTTCACTGCCGGTCAGGTTTGATGCCAGCGACTCGCCGGACAGAGAGTTGACGAGGTCGAGCAGGGCCTGCTTTTCGGGAACGCCGATCGTCATCATTGCCATACTCTTGCCGGGCACCTGCATGACATAGATGGCACTGCCCTGCATCATGGGTGATGTTATCTGTGCTATGCCGTTCTCGTCGGGTACGCCTGCGTTCTGATTAGCGTTGATGAATGCGTCATAAGTTGTTACTGGGACGAGTATGCCGAACTGCTGGTGAGCATTTACGAGCAGGGCAAAGTCGCCGTTGGTGTCGACTCCCTGCAGCATAGGCGTTCCGAGCAGCGAGCCAAGTTGCTGGCGAGCCATAGTGCCGACCGGAACGGGGGAGACACCCATCAGGTACTGATCGAGCATTGAAAGGGCGTTGTTGAAATTGTTGATCCGCAGACAGAACACACTGTCGGCAGGCAGCATGTTCAGCAGTTGATCGTCAGAGCTGACAACTTCTGGTTCCGCGTTGACTGGCTGCGGATCACGTGGAGCGGTTTCAGGTTCTTCCTGCTGCGGCTGTGCGACTGCTGCGGTAGTCTGGCTGGTTCGTATTTTTTCGATATAAGAGTTTCGCGGCTGGGCCTCTTTCTTTTTCACCTGACGATCCCGCGCCAGCTTCAGCGTCTGATCGCTCAGGTAGTCTGCGACCGCGATTGACGAAATACAGACACACAGGGCTATCAACCCGATTAAAGTAGTTTTGATTTTGGGCATCATTGCAGTCTCCTGAATAGAATATTGAACTTTTCCTTTTTAATGACGCATTTGTTGCTCGGCCGTTACAGCCTTTATTTGCAAAAATAGTATTTTTGCTCTAATCTGAGAACATATCCACAATTTCTTTGTGCACCTTGCCGTTCGAAGCAAGAATTGAAACTTCGGCAGGTTCGTACTTGTCCAGGTCCATCGGGAACAGCGGTTCTCCCGCAAGTGTCGTCACTTTGCCCCCTGCGCATTCGACGATCAGTGCCGCAGCCGCGATGTCCCATATCTTTGCCGTCGAAGCCAGCGCTGCAACCAGCCCTCCGTTCGCTACATAACTCAAATTCAGAGCCGCTGAACCCAATGCCCTGAATCTGGTGTTCTGCATGAGTTCGTTTATGGATGACAGGGCCGAGTCGGGAAAATGGCTGTCGATCGCAACGCTTGTAAATGACGACATCTTCTCCGAGCTTACGCCTATACGCGAATAATTAAGCTGAGCATAGTCATCCTTGACGGCTGTGAACATCGAGTCGGTCGAGGGTTCGAATACCGCTCCAACCACCGGCTCGCCGTTGTGCATTGCTGCCACGGAAACGGTGAAATGCAGTATGCCGTGCGAGAAATTCGCTGTGCCGTCGATGGGATCGATCACCCACCAGATCGGTTCGCGGGTTCGAGGGGCGAGAAAGAGCATGCTCCCGTCATCTCCTTCTTCGGCGATAAATCCGTGGTCCGGGAAAGTCTCCTGTATGCGGTCGATGATAATTCGCTGGCAGAGTGGGTCGGCCGACGTTACTATCTCATTTTCGTTTTTGATGCTGGTCTTGGTGTACTTGATCTCTTCCATGGCACGCTGGCCCGCAAGTCGAGCCGCCACTGTTGCCACTTCAAGGAGCCTGCTGAGATACGCGTGTTCCATGCGTCGGAATCCTTTCAACTTGACTTTGATTAGCTGATTACCTATGTTAACGCAAGAATGAGCCCAAGCCAACACACAAATTTAATAAAAAGGTTCTCAAAAGCTTCAATAGGTGAAAGGATTGCCGCTGCGGCGGTGTTTTTCGCGGTTATTGGAGGGTTCTACCTGCTATGGCTCGGTGCGACCGATCGAATCGAGGTCGGCGCCATCACCGGCGTTTGCGGTTTCAAGCAAAAGTTCGGCATACCGTGCCCTGGCTGCTATATTACCCGCTCGGGTGAAGCATTTGTGCAAGGGCATATACTCGAAGCCTTTAGGGTCCAGCCTGCGGGAGGGGTTCTGTTCAGCTTTGCGGCCTTAATAGGCGGAATTTCTTTGATTATTGCTGTTTTGGGGATAAAATTCAGGCTGCTCGATACAAACACCTTCGGTCGACTGGTTTCGTATTCGGTTCTGTTTCTGGTTTTCGTGCTGGCCTGCGGCTGGGCCGTGACGCTGGCCCGGGACCTGGCGAATCGATGACAAGAGCGGCGGTTATGTGTTTTTGAAAGTGTAGAGGAATTTAGTTTATAGTGAATGAGGTCTATATGAGAACTGCCTCAACAATCTGTTTGTGCCTGTTGCTCGCGGTCATTGCGATACCTAACGGCGGCTGCACTATACTAGGTTTTCTGGCGTCGCCAACGTGGCATGAGCAGAAAATACCCGCGGAATACAGGATCAAGGATCAGCAGGACCGCAAAATACTCGTTTTCGTAGACGAGGTCAGCGGAGCCAACGTCGGCCTGACCTTCCGAAGGAGCGTTGCCCAGACATTCGAGAATTATCTGATAGGCCGAACCGGGGTAAAATCAACAAACATAGTCTCTCGCCGGGGTATAGATTATTTGAGACAGAATCGGGACGATTTCAGCCTCATGACGCCAGCCGAAGTTGGCAAGGAGCTCGGTGCGGGGCTCGTTTTATACGTGCTTATCGAGGATTATGAGCTTTACGGGATGACTGAAGAGAGTTATTATAGGGGCTCTCTGCTTTCACGCAGTGTCCTGTTCGACAGCGATACCGGAACCATTGTCTGGCCTGACAAAAAAGGCGAGCCCGTGGACGCGATCGTGGAACTGGACACCAACAGGGATTCCGCAGTACAAAGGCTGGCAGCCGCTACGGCCCGGACAATAACGAACCGGCTCTTTGATTGCCCAAGGGACGAAATGAAAGTAAGTGACATACGAGATGAAGCGTATAACTGGTAATTTTATTAATGATGTTTTTCGGAGTTGATAATGGTAAAAATTCTCATTGCTGACAAGTTGGCGCAAGAAGGTATCGATCTTCTGGAATCAATCGATGGAATCAAACCTGTCGTCAAAACAGGCATGAGTGAAGATGAGTTGTGTGAATGTATCTCAGAGTACGATGGAATTATCGTAAGAAGTGCCACCAAGGTCACCGCCAGGGTCCTCGAGTGTGCCGATAAGCTTCGCGGTGTCGCAAGGGCCGGGGTCGGTGTAGACAACATCGATATCCCTGCTGCCACAAACAATGGCGTGCTTGTAATGAATACCCCCGGCGGCAACACGATCGCTGCTGCTGAGCAGACAATGACGCTGATGCTGGCGCTGAGCCGTAACACCGTTCCTGCCTGCAACAGCCTCAAAGCCGGTGCGTGGGATCGTAAGAAATATATGGGTAACCAGCTTTACCAGAAGACGCTGGGTGTGATCGGACTTGGCAGGATCGGCATGGCGGTTGTAAAGATGTCGACCGGTTTCGACATGAAGGTTCTCGGTTACGATCCGATCGCGGTGCCGAATGAAGCGAAAGAACTGGGTGTCCAGGTAGTTGATGACCTTGACAATATCTTCAAGGAAGCGGATTATATTTCTGTCCATGTGCCAAGGAATGAGCACACTACAGATATGATCGCCAAAGATCAGTTTGAGATGATGAAGCCCACCGCACGGGTAGTGAACTGTGCTCGCGGCGGCATCATAAACGAAAATGATCTGTATGACGCGCTTGAAGCGGGTAAGATCGCAGGTGCCGCACTCGACGTATTTGAGCAGGAGCCGCCTGAGAACAAGCGTTTCCAGGATATTGACAATTGTCTGGTTACGCCTCACCTCGGCGCAAGTGCTGCAGAGGCACAGGTTCAGGTTGCAGTTGAGGCTGCACAAATTCTCGCGGACGCTCTGACAGGCGGCGAGATCAAGAACGCCCTGAACCAGGTACGCGATCAGTAAAAGATCACATCGGCTGGGCTCTCAGGAGTCCGGCCGTTTTTATTTTTGACTGGCCTGTAAAACCTTGATTGTTAATAGTATGCCGGAAGGGCTGATCGTCCGGTCAGGAGTCAGAAGCTATGTCGGCAAAAGGAAGTGCTGCAAAGGAACAAATGAATTTCAATTTCGGAAGCGAAGAGACTGCCGTTGAGCAGCAACAGGATGTTGCGCAAAAACCCAAGACCAAGCGACGCGGCAGAAAAAGCAAACAAAGCGTTGCGGCCACCGCTGAGAGCATGGCGACCAAGCAGCGCGATATCAGCATCAGTGAATTTTTTGCCAAGAACAGGCACCTGCTCGGATTTGACAATCCGCGTAAGGCGCTTCTGACGGCCGTGAAGGAAGCTGTCGATAACGCATTGGATGCCTGCGAAGAAGGCCATATTCTCCCTTCGATCAGGGTTACCATCGAGCAGGTGGAGAATTACGACAATCGATTCGTACTCAAGGTTACCGACAACGGGCCTGGTATCGTCAAAAAGCAGGTGCCGAATATTTTCGCAAGGCTTCTCTACGGAAGTAAGTTCCATCGGCTGAAGATGAGCCGCGGCCAGCAGGGTATCGGTATCAGTGCCGCGGGTATGTATGGCCTGATCACCACGGGTGAGCCTGTGCAGGTTGTCAGCCGAACCAACAAGAACAAGCCCGCCTATCACTGCCATGTGCAGATCGATACGTCAAAGAATCGCCCTGATATTGTGTATGACGAGGAATGTGATTTCGAATTGCCCACCGGCACAGCGGTTTCGATAACCATGGAAGGGCGATATCTGCGGGGCAAGCAGTCCGTTGACGAGTACATCGAACAGACCGCGATGGCGAATCCCCACGTGAGTTTTGTTTATAACGCTCCGGACGGCAATACATACGAGTTCCCGCGAAAAACGGACGAGCTGCCTTTTATGCCTGTCGAGATCAAGCCTCACCCGTATGGCGTCGAGTTGGGTATGCTTTATAAAATGGCGCGAGACACGAAGGGCAAAAGTCTGCCTGAATTTCTGAACAAGGATTTCAGCAGGGTGAGCAAGCCCCTTTCACGAAAGATATGCAAGAATGCGAAGCTGCTCAGCGTTAAACCCTCTAAAATAACCCTGCAGCAGGCTGAGAAGCTGCACAAGGAGATCGGGCAGACCAAGATCATGGCCCCGCCCACCGACTGTATCGGACCGATCGGTGAAGAGAACCTTATCGAAGGTCTCGAGCGTGTAGTGGACGCAGACTTCTACGCAAGCTGCACACGAAAGCCAGCAGTTTACCGCGGCAATCCTTTCATCATCGAAGCCGCACTTGCCTACGGTTTCAAGGGTGAGACCGACGACAGTGACGACGATGACAAGCAGCCGATCATGCAGCTCAAGCGCATCGCCAACCGAGTTCCGCTGCTGTATCAGCAGTCTGCGGGTGCCGTGTTCAAGTCCGTGGTTGAGACGAACTGGCGCAATTACGGTTTGAGCCAGAGCAAAGGTGCATTGCCAAGGGGGCCTCTGGTTCTGATGGTACACATCGCGTCCGTCTGGGTGCCGTTCACTTCCGAGAGTAAGGAGGCGATAGCCCATTACCCGGAAATAATCAAGGAAATCAAACTGGCGGTCCAGGAGTGCGGCCGAAAGCTTGGCACGCATATCCGTAAGCAGCGTCGGATCAAGCAGGAACTGAAAAAACAGAGCTACATCAAGACATATCTGCCGCCCATCGGCGAGGCATTGCAGGAAATCCTTTCACTCAAGGACAGCGAAGTTGAGGATCTTGTGGGTAAGCTGGCGGATGTGCTGGAGAAATCACGTAAATTCTGAGGAGAACTATGGCTAGAGAACTTATACTTGGCATCAGCGGTATGAGGGGTATCATTGGAGAAAACCTCAACGCCAACACAGCAGTGGATTACGGCTGCGCATTCGGGACATTTCTGCAGGAAAAGTTTGACAGGGATGACATGAAGGTTTGTATCGGCCGGGACAGCAGAGTTTCGGGCTCGATGATTTTCAGTGCGGTCGCCTCGGGCCTGTGTTCGGTCGGCATCGATGTGATCGATCTTGGTATCGTCACCACGCCGGGCGTTGGGCTGATGGTTCGCCACCTGGAATGTGTGGGCGGTGTTGTCATAACAGCGTCACACAATCCAATAGAATACAACGGCATAAAGCTTTTGACCTCCGAAGGCGTCGCGCCGCCCAAGGATATGGCTGAAAGCATAATTGAAGTTTACAAAAAGCAGCAGTTCAATCTGGTCGACAGTATCGCATGCGGTGCGGTAAGTCGTAACGTGCAAACTCATGATCTGCACGTAGGTAAGGTGCTGGATATCGTGGACACCGATGCGATCGCAACCCGCAATTTCAAGGCAGTGCTGGACAGTGTGAACGGCGCCGGCGGAACGGCTGGCCGAATGCTGCTGGATAAATTGGGCTGTGAGGTTACGGCGATCAACGCGGAACCGACCGGCATCTTCGCTCATACGCCAGAACCTACGAAAGAGAATCTTGTCGGCTTGTGCGACGAGATCACCAAAGCCGGCGCGGATATCGGGTTCGCGCAGGACCCCGACGCGGACAGACTCGCGATCGTAGACGAAAATGGTGTTTACATCGGCGAAGAGTATACGCTGGCCCTTTGTGCGAAGCAGGTGCTCGGCAAGATGAAGGGCAAGACGGCCGCGAATCTCTCCACTTCCCGCATGATAGACGACGTGGCAGGTGAGCTCGGTTGCGAGGTGATCCGTACCGCAGTGGGCGAGGCGAATGTTGCCGACGCTATGATAAAGAACAACTGCATAATAGGCGGTGAGGGCAACGGCGGCATTATAGACCTGCGCGTTGGACCGATTCGCGACAGTCTGGTCGGTATGGCGCTGGTGCTGCAATTGATGGCTGATTCCGGTAAGACCGTAAGTGAGCTGGTTGGGGAAATCGGCGCTTATCACGTCGAAAAGAGTAAATTTGAGGCTGACAAACAGCAGGCAGCCGCTATCATTGAAGAAGCCAAAAAGGCGTTTCCGGACGCAGAGATAAACACGGTTGATGGCTGCAGATTCGATTTCAGCGACGGCTGGGTACACCTGCGGACAAGCAACACCGAACCTGTCATGCGACTGATCGTGGAGACCGAGACACCTGAAGCGGCAAAGAGATATGTAGAAAAGGTGGACGCTATCAGAGATAAGATCGTTGGTTAATGGACGCGCACAAGATCAACAGTGCTAATGCGAGCATCCGCAAGGTCACCTGGGGTGGTATATGGGCAAACCTCGGACTTGCAATAGTTAAAGTCTCCATTGGCTGGATAGGCGGTTCGCTCGCTCTTGTTGCTGACGGCGTGCATTCAGTTTCAGACATGGTTACCGACTTTGCTGTCTTGCTAGGTGCCCACTTCGGGGCCAAAGAACCGGATCCCAAACACCCTTATGGTCACGGCAGACTTGAGACTTTTTCCGCGATGTTTGTTGCGATTTTTCTGGCACTTGTCGGTGCGGGAATGATCTATCAGGCCAGCGTTGTGATAAACCGTGTGCATCTGGGTCATGAAAATATCGAGCCGATAGGCATTTCTGTTATGTGGGCGGCCATCCTTTCCGTCATTGCTAAGGAACTGCTCTATCGGATCACCCGGAAGGTTGCCCGGAGAGTTCACAGCCCTGCATTGTACGCAAATGCCTGGCACCATCGCAGCGATGCGCTCAGCTCGATCGCGGTGGTTATTGGTTTTGTCGCGTTTCGAGCGGGCTACGAGTACGCCGACCAGGTCGCAACTATCGCGGTGGGTCTGATGATCATCTGGGTTGCTGCGAAAGTGATCAGGGACTGCCTCGAAGAGTTTGCTGAAAGGGCGGTTGACGGTGAAACCATTAAGCAGATAGAACATGTGGTCAGTTCGGATGAGCGGGTGAAGGGCTATCACAAGCTCCGAACGAGAAATGTCGGCAGAGAGATATTCCTGGACATGCATATCCTGATCGACCCAAACATGAACGTCGAACAAGCGCATGACATTGCAGACGAGCTTGAAGCCGACATGCACGAACAGATCAGTCGACCGGTCAACATCATGGTGCACATCGAGCCGGACATCCCGAAGTTCAGAAAGTAGCTAACGTCCCGGGCCCAGCCTCTTCAAGAGCCAGCGATCATCTTCCTGTCTGCGAAGCTCAAACTGTCCATCTAACAGTTCCCCGTGCAATTCGAAAGAAATAAGGCCGGCTCGATTTTCGTGAAACAAGCATGTCCCTGCCTCTTCGATCTTGACATCTCCCGTACCCTGATTCACAGGCCCTTCATAAGTCAGGAACCGGAGCGGATGGTCGAATATTTTCACGGCAGGGCAGTCAGGTGACTTTGCCAGCTCGGCGGGGCACTCAGGCAGCCTCCACGTAAGAAGCGACTGGCCAGATTCAAGCATGAAATCCCAATGTGTATCGCCGGGACGGGTGTGTTTCTGGATGACGAATCGACGAAGCTCGTCGGCAGGCATGGATGATCAGCCCTCGGCCTGGATTGCGGTTATCGCCGCAGTCGCCACGATGTCGTCCGCAGTGCAGCCGCGCGAAAGATCGTTGACGGGCTTGTCCAGTCCCTGCAGGACGGGGCCGTATGCATCAGCGCCGGCCATCCTCTGTGTGAGCTTGTAGCAGATATTGCCCGCACCCAGATCAGGGAAGATGAACACATTGGCCTCTCCATTGAGCGGGCTGTCTGGTGCTTTCTTTTCGGCTACCGATGGAACGAATGCCGCATCGAACTGCAGCTCTCCGTCGATCGCGACTTTGTCGCCGAATCTTTCTTTGATCGCGGCATTGGCAAGCTTCGTCGCTTCTACGACCTTTTCCGCTCCCTGGCCGGTTCCCGATCCTTTAGTAGAATAGGAAAGCATAGCCACCTTCGGATCGAAACCGAACTGCAGGCCCGTCTGAGCGGTCGCAACCGCGATATCGGCAAGCTGCTCAGCGTTGGGGTCCTGGTTCAGCCCGCAATCCGAGAACAGATAAGTCGCGTCCGGGAAGACCATGAAAAACATGCTCGAAACAGTCTTCACGCCTTCGCGAGCCTTGATGATCTGCAAAGCGGGGCGGATCGTGTCGGCAGAGGAATGTGCGGCACCTGCCACCAGGCCGTCCGCATCGCCAGCCTTAACCATCATTGTAGCAAAATAAATTTCATCCTGGATGATCTCTGCCGCCTTATCCGCGGTCATGCCCTTGTGTTTTCGCAGTTCGTGGAACAGTTCTGCATACTGCTCTTTCTTTGGGCTGGTTGCGGGGTCAACCACGGTGATAAATTCCGTATCTGCGCCCATTTCTTTGAGCTTTGCGGTGACCTTATCAACGTTTCCGATCAGTACGGGTTTGACAAATTTCTTTTCAGAGATAGTTTTCGCTGCCTGGAGTGTTCTTTCATCGCTAGCTTCGGGCAGAACGACTGTTTTGTTTAGTGATGCTGCCCGATCGAGAATTGACTGCAAGAAATCTGCCATTTTAACCTTTCGTCCCCACTGAACCACACACATGACTAAAGAAGAACGCGTCTGTCAGGATTCGAACCTGAAACCTTCGGTTTCGTAGACCGATGCTCTATCCAGTTGAGCTACAGACGCCTGATCAATATTATATATCGCTGAATACAGCGTTAAAACGGCTTGGATTTGAATAGATGGGTAAAATACTAGGAAAGTTGGGCTATTGCAAGGGGATAAATCCAAGAATTACCCACATTTTGCTAAAATGCCCGCAGGTTTGACACACCCAGGCAGTAGCGGGGCACGTAAGAACAGATGTAAATAGGTATGTATAGCTAGGAAGTGGCCTATTGCCCAGTTAGAGTGATTTTTTTGTTTGACTTGACTTTCATTTGGGCTAAACTAACGCGACTCAGCAGGAAAAAATTGTGTATATAGGATGTAATTTGTCAGACAAGGAGATGTCCGGT comes from the Anaerohalosphaera lusitana genome and includes:
- a CDS encoding inositol monophosphatase family protein is translated as MEHAYLSRLLEVATVAARLAGQRAMEEIKYTKTSIKNENEIVTSADPLCQRIIIDRIQETFPDHGFIAEEGDDGSMLFLAPRTREPIWWVIDPIDGTANFSHGILHFTVSVAAMHNGEPVVGAVFEPSTDSMFTAVKDDYAQLNYSRIGVSSEKMSSFTSVAIDSHFPDSALSSINELMQNTRFRALGSAALNLSYVANGGLVAALASTAKIWDIAAAALIVECAGGKVTTLAGEPLFPMDLDKYEPAEVSILASNGKVHKEIVDMFSD
- a CDS encoding hydroxyacid dehydrogenase; this translates as MVKILIADKLAQEGIDLLESIDGIKPVVKTGMSEDELCECISEYDGIIVRSATKVTARVLECADKLRGVARAGVGVDNIDIPAATNNGVLVMNTPGGNTIAAAEQTMTLMLALSRNTVPACNSLKAGAWDRKKYMGNQLYQKTLGVIGLGRIGMAVVKMSTGFDMKVLGYDPIAVPNEAKELGVQVVDDLDNIFKEADYISVHVPRNEHTTDMIAKDQFEMMKPTARVVNCARGGIINENDLYDALEAGKIAGAALDVFEQEPPENKRFQDIDNCLVTPHLGASAAEAQVQVAVEAAQILADALTGGEIKNALNQVRDQ
- a CDS encoding type II secretion system protein GspK, with the protein product MHSNANTTNNCRRGSALLLVVVVTVLLAAIGVIFLMMSRLEEMATSSIAENEQLDAGAQAVTAHIGEVLVDDLFDPDGTWNDEPTAQQPWLASVEPGLDSDNGTPFDPGDDEFLWDQVSRLYEVFPGYANFNDVVADVVSDNEPISFDSLLADADGDGVSDSIWMIVPGITGTRGENIYAAVRIVDNCAMLNLNTALECPGDSEGRYLSAVDYNGFLRGSDAALLDSGGGWNEETNDPNNLKRARWVDYDTNFDSLNPAFWHDNVILNIEQPGPAFNLFDIAEELEIRNRFLLTSKVESRFERKDVLNYTLDSGGGIYSTLTIPIEEGNFEARNPGTGATEYFDNFGRWSWRMDSRNFSDPLPDGSDPANPAPYRYDRRHVCTFYSFDRELGKQAYPYVNGELGLLDRDRADEFLTPAGVVEWYIDNIDADYDGPAAADIFMPYRGPVNLRELKMLPPDATEEEKLEVRKTVLQSLYAFRAYYIEKYPDEDPHDAAVRAGQAVANLIDNMDGTNTDGLIGPFADADYGSQQSEDITYIDRDIVQQLILDVSLDALNFDDTTNYQIDITDGSGTLLEIEFGLGTDVADEVVFGYEKQPFISEFYMASSDVGGTFEITSVGLGLLNPYDKSFSLDEWGVRVGSTGEVRKLTPTYAGTVVGPYNDSNAEPFGRQKIMNTMLDGDIISEIKSAYDPNSPDGGDVAVYLMRLDPTTSELSSDLQEYVAVDMVPSADVSELVGRIDQAAQNSSAGQFSCERDESGWKFADAGSCEYVDVAGDWVLTQPNTAALPDAHSYQLPVADDGEAIETLLDLEKVATGLRVHVDGDPNTLTSRIADSAESNIRFDIEAAAAGDVSLLDYVCLLNRPEGDLPGRINVNTATKEVIRAAIPDNGDWDRDALAAAIVESRDTTGPFASLGDLLEVPGFKALAEDSEDLAGTDPLMKDDFEERDYILSRVANVFTVRSDVFTAYITVRLGENGPQKRMIAIYDRSNVYSPDDEPELVALHPVPNPR
- a CDS encoding DNA topoisomerase VI subunit B, producing the protein MSAKGSAAKEQMNFNFGSEETAVEQQQDVAQKPKTKRRGRKSKQSVAATAESMATKQRDISISEFFAKNRHLLGFDNPRKALLTAVKEAVDNALDACEEGHILPSIRVTIEQVENYDNRFVLKVTDNGPGIVKKQVPNIFARLLYGSKFHRLKMSRGQQGIGISAAGMYGLITTGEPVQVVSRTNKNKPAYHCHVQIDTSKNRPDIVYDEECDFELPTGTAVSITMEGRYLRGKQSVDEYIEQTAMANPHVSFVYNAPDGNTYEFPRKTDELPFMPVEIKPHPYGVELGMLYKMARDTKGKSLPEFLNKDFSRVSKPLSRKICKNAKLLSVKPSKITLQQAEKLHKEIGQTKIMAPPTDCIGPIGEENLIEGLERVVDADFYASCTRKPAVYRGNPFIIEAALAYGFKGETDDSDDDDKQPIMQLKRIANRVPLLYQQSAGAVFKSVVETNWRNYGLSQSKGALPRGPLVLMVHIASVWVPFTSESKEAIAHYPEIIKEIKLAVQECGRKLGTHIRKQRRIKQELKKQSYIKTYLPPIGEALQEILSLKDSEVEDLVGKLADVLEKSRKF
- a CDS encoding DUF2752 domain-containing protein, producing the protein MFFAVIGGFYLLWLGATDRIEVGAITGVCGFKQKFGIPCPGCYITRSGEAFVQGHILEAFRVQPAGGVLFSFAALIGGISLIIAVLGIKFRLLDTNTFGRLVSYSVLFLVFVLACGWAVTLARDLANR